The following coding sequences are from one Streptomyces sp. NBC_01431 window:
- a CDS encoding EF-hand domain-containing protein, which translates to MDISPFLQRKLARRFATFDTNRDGYIDRADFESACDRLAGAFRLAPDTPALKHMRELSDGLWHHLSRAADTDVDGRISLAEYQAAFAAGLLVTPASFDAGYLPFLDALMDIADEDGDGKLTRDEQVRWSGALMGVPEPDAREVFGRLDQDADGLISRDDMLQAIREFYFNEEPNSTGVWLLGPLDPA; encoded by the coding sequence ATGGATATCTCGCCGTTTCTGCAGCGCAAGCTCGCCCGCCGCTTCGCCACCTTCGACACCAACCGTGACGGCTATATCGACCGCGCCGACTTTGAGTCGGCCTGCGACCGCCTCGCTGGCGCCTTCCGCCTCGCGCCCGACACTCCCGCGCTCAAGCACATGCGAGAGCTGAGCGACGGCTTGTGGCATCACCTGTCCCGGGCTGCGGATACCGACGTCGATGGTCGCATCAGCCTCGCCGAGTATCAGGCTGCGTTCGCCGCCGGGTTGCTGGTGACCCCCGCTTCCTTCGACGCCGGGTACTTGCCGTTCCTCGACGCGCTGATGGACATCGCGGACGAGGACGGCGACGGGAAACTGACCCGGGATGAGCAGGTTCGCTGGTCTGGCGCCCTGATGGGAGTGCCTGAACCGGACGCTCGCGAAGTCTTCGGCCGCCTCGACCAGGACGCCGACGGGCTGATCAGCCGGGACGACATGCTTCAGGCAATCCGTGAGTTCTACTTCAACGAGGAACCCAACTCCACCGGCGTATGGCTGCTCGGACCACTGGATCCCGCATAG
- a CDS encoding IS5 family transposase: MTSSQQRQPYLSDLSDARWALMEPTLTAWRAERQKTSLNLGGKLTDLREVMNAILFLNRTGVPWRYLPHDFPPHTTVFSYFSDWTADGTIEKLGVHLHRMVREQAGRTAEPTACVIDAQSVKTATSVPTDTQGTDAGKKIVGRKRSIVVDTLGLLLLVIVTAASVSDNEAGKQLLTQLATDHPAITKAWVDTGYKTQAIEHGATLGIDVDVVPRNEQVKGFSVVPRRWVVERSFGWIMMHRRLARDYEAKPAHSESMIRIAMISNLAKRATSETPITWHNP; the protein is encoded by the coding sequence ATGACCTCTTCGCAGCAGCGCCAGCCGTACCTGAGTGATCTCTCCGATGCCCGCTGGGCGTTGATGGAGCCGACGTTGACGGCCTGGCGGGCCGAACGTCAGAAGACGTCGCTCAACCTCGGGGGCAAGCTCACTGACCTGCGGGAAGTCATGAACGCGATCCTCTTCCTCAACCGGACCGGTGTCCCGTGGCGCTACCTGCCGCACGATTTCCCGCCGCACACCACCGTGTTCAGCTACTTCAGCGACTGGACCGCGGACGGCACCATCGAGAAACTCGGCGTCCACCTGCACCGCATGGTCCGTGAGCAGGCAGGACGCACCGCCGAACCCACCGCCTGCGTGATCGACGCGCAGAGCGTCAAGACCGCGACCAGTGTCCCCACCGATACCCAGGGAACCGATGCCGGCAAAAAGATCGTCGGCCGCAAACGCAGCATCGTCGTCGACACGCTCGGTCTGTTACTGCTGGTCATCGTGACTGCCGCCAGCGTCTCCGACAACGAGGCCGGCAAACAGCTCCTCACCCAGCTCGCCACCGACCATCCCGCGATCACCAAGGCATGGGTCGACACCGGCTACAAAACCCAGGCCATCGAGCACGGCGCCACCCTCGGCATCGATGTCGACGTCGTCCCACGAAACGAGCAGGTCAAAGGCTTCTCCGTGGTCCCGAGGCGTTGGGTCGTCGAGCGAAGTTTCGGGTGGATCATGATGCATCGCCGCCTCGCCCGCGACTACGAGGCCAAGCCCGCGCACTCCGAGAGCATGATCCGCATCGCGATGATCTCGAACCTCGCGAAACGAGCAACCAGCGAAACACCCATAACCTGGCACAACCCATGA
- a CDS encoding ISL3 family transposase, whose product MRAMVAVCRCGESSARVHGRYIRRLRDVAVGGLGVVIELCVRRFRCENARCPAVTFAEQIAGLTTPHSRYTPVLRGMLTQIGLALAGRAGARLAGVIGITVGRDTLLRMVRAVPEPDVGEVEVLGVDDFAFRKGRHYGTLLIDMATHRPLHLYDGREGEDLAAWLRGHPEVKVICRDRSSGYGEGARLGAPQAQQVADRYHLWANLGQAVEKSVNAHRSRLAEPAPDDAAEWVEGEPAVVQPPQELKIVTRLREQHAAAHELWTQGMSKAAIGRKLGLHQATIRKLVNARSADDVVAKSLQRARVVDPYVGHLHRRWNEGVRNAAQLYREIQQLGYPGGELAVQRHLRRYRTGRGHTPAVGPKPPSVREVTSWIMTHPEHLRDENTDKLHRLRERDAELDRLTCHVRKFAAMMTGRHGDRLEDWIADAEQDTLVPLATFARNLRRDLDAVRNGLTLSHSSGAVEGNVNRLKMLKRQMFGRAGLDLLRKRVLLAR is encoded by the coding sequence GTGCGGGCGATGGTCGCGGTCTGCCGGTGCGGTGAGAGCTCGGCACGGGTGCACGGCAGGTACATTCGCAGGCTGCGTGACGTCGCCGTCGGCGGTCTCGGTGTCGTGATCGAGTTATGTGTACGCCGATTCCGCTGCGAGAACGCCAGGTGCCCGGCGGTGACGTTCGCCGAACAGATCGCGGGACTGACCACCCCACACAGTCGCTACACGCCAGTCTTGCGTGGGATGTTGACGCAGATCGGCTTGGCCCTGGCGGGCCGGGCGGGAGCCCGCCTGGCGGGCGTCATCGGCATCACGGTGGGCAGGGACACACTCCTGCGCATGGTCAGAGCGGTGCCGGAACCGGATGTCGGCGAGGTGGAGGTGCTGGGTGTCGATGACTTCGCCTTTCGCAAGGGCCGGCATTACGGCACTCTGCTGATCGACATGGCTACCCACCGGCCGCTGCACCTTTACGACGGCCGCGAGGGCGAGGACCTGGCCGCCTGGCTCCGCGGCCATCCCGAGGTGAAGGTGATCTGCCGCGACCGCTCGAGTGGTTACGGAGAGGGCGCTCGGCTCGGGGCGCCACAGGCTCAGCAGGTCGCCGACCGGTATCACTTGTGGGCCAACCTCGGCCAGGCAGTGGAGAAGAGTGTGAACGCTCATCGCTCCCGCCTGGCCGAACCGGCTCCAGATGACGCCGCCGAGTGGGTGGAGGGCGAACCCGCAGTGGTCCAGCCGCCACAAGAGCTGAAGATCGTGACTCGCCTGCGCGAACAGCACGCAGCCGCCCACGAGCTGTGGACGCAGGGCATGTCGAAGGCGGCGATCGGGCGGAAACTCGGCCTGCACCAGGCCACCATCCGCAAGCTGGTCAATGCCCGCTCCGCCGATGACGTCGTCGCCAAGAGCCTGCAGCGGGCGCGCGTCGTCGACCCGTACGTCGGCCATCTGCACCGGCGCTGGAACGAAGGCGTCCGAAACGCCGCACAGCTCTACCGCGAGATTCAGCAACTGGGCTATCCCGGAGGCGAGTTGGCCGTCCAGCGTCACCTGCGACGCTACCGGACCGGACGCGGACACACACCCGCCGTTGGACCCAAGCCTCCCTCGGTCCGCGAGGTCACCTCCTGGATCATGACGCACCCCGAGCACCTGCGAGACGAAAACACGGACAAGCTGCACCGTCTACGCGAGCGCGATGCGGAGCTGGACCGGCTCACCTGCCATGTGAGGAAGTTCGCCGCGATGATGACCGGCCGCCACGGCGACCGACTCGAGGACTGGATCGCCGACGCCGAGCAGGACACCCTGGTTCCCCTGGCAACCTTCGCCCGCAACCTTCGCCGCGACCTCGACGCCGTCCGCAACGGTCTGACTCTGTCGCACAGTTCCGGCGCCGTCGAGGGCAACGTCAACCGGCTGAAGATGCTGAAACGCCAGATGTTCGGCCGGGCCGGCCTCGATCTCCTTCGCAAACGCGTCCTGCTGGCACGATGA
- a CDS encoding TetR/AcrR family transcriptional regulator gives MANLVDRATSGRGHRRREQLINAGVTLLADGGWPAVTTRAVAERAGTNTGLIHYHFGGLPGLHAAIARKAGDEVITPVVDALLEAQDPNAALGSVRDLVPATTGDGRTMRLAVEVMAGALRDPALGEVVRDGLRQARARIGERLGEFHPSWSEARRTGAATVVAALLDGLLLHRLLDASLPVDEALAALGDLIGDRP, from the coding sequence ATGGCTAACTTAGTCGATCGAGCAACTTCTGGTCGCGGCCACCGCCGCCGCGAGCAGTTGATCAACGCCGGCGTCACATTGCTGGCGGATGGCGGCTGGCCCGCGGTGACCACGCGGGCGGTGGCGGAGCGGGCCGGTACCAACACCGGGTTGATCCACTACCACTTCGGAGGCCTGCCCGGCCTGCATGCGGCCATCGCGCGGAAGGCCGGCGACGAGGTCATCACCCCGGTCGTCGACGCCCTTCTGGAGGCCCAGGACCCTAACGCCGCTTTAGGCAGCGTCCGCGATCTGGTTCCGGCCACGACCGGCGACGGCCGGACGATGCGGCTGGCGGTGGAGGTGATGGCGGGTGCCTTGCGCGATCCGGCGCTGGGCGAGGTTGTGCGTGACGGGCTGCGCCAGGCACGGGCGCGGATCGGTGAACGGCTCGGAGAGTTCCACCCGTCGTGGTCCGAGGCGAGACGTACCGGCGCGGCCACCGTCGTCGCCGCGCTGCTGGACGGGCTCCTGCTGCACCGGCTACTGGACGCGTCGCTGCCCGTCGACGAGGCGTTGGCCGCGCTCGGCGATCTGATCGGAGACCGCCCGTGA
- a CDS encoding FAD-dependent monooxygenase: MQQSDGGVEVTFADGTQEGFEALVGADGVHSRTRELVFGSEPRWTRHLGFSMACYPVPDTAGLTDVRAHFTEPGRQTMLYPTDTVGTSVALSLYRAQPHGSIPRPERVARLRAAYTGSGWHTPELLAHAPDGGFFMDTLTQIEMPGWHRGRVALIGDACGALTLTSAQGASVAMAGGYLLAEALAAHPRDHAAAFAAYEARLRPFVAERQRRARGLVPAARAGQNIQRMVTRLILRDACAPLLRFGFGDTRSILPTPPNNTKETEQ; the protein is encoded by the coding sequence GTGCAGCAGAGCGACGGCGGCGTGGAGGTGACCTTCGCCGATGGCACTCAGGAGGGCTTCGAGGCGTTGGTGGGCGCCGACGGTGTGCACTCGCGCACCCGCGAGCTCGTCTTCGGTTCCGAGCCGCGCTGGACCCGCCACCTCGGCTTCAGCATGGCCTGCTATCCGGTGCCGGACACCGCCGGACTCACCGACGTACGCGCCCACTTCACCGAGCCCGGCCGCCAGACGATGCTGTATCCGACCGACACGGTCGGTACCTCGGTGGCGCTGTCCCTCTACCGGGCCCAGCCGCACGGCAGTATTCCGCGCCCCGAGCGCGTCGCCCGGCTGCGGGCGGCCTACACCGGCTCTGGCTGGCACACCCCTGAGCTGCTCGCGCACGCCCCGGACGGCGGCTTTTTCATGGACACCCTCACCCAGATCGAGATGCCCGGCTGGCACCGCGGCCGTGTTGCGCTGATCGGCGACGCCTGCGGCGCGCTGACGCTCACCTCCGCCCAGGGCGCCTCGGTCGCCATGGCCGGCGGCTACCTGCTCGCCGAGGCGCTCGCGGCCCACCCCCGTGACCATGCGGCCGCATTTGCTGCGTATGAGGCGCGGTTACGGCCTTTCGTCGCTGAGCGCCAGCGCCGCGCCCGCGGGCTGGTGCCGGCCGCGCGCGCCGGCCAGAACATCCAGCGCATGGTCACCCGGCTCATCCTGCGGGATGCCTGTGCTCCGCTGCTGCGCTTCGGCTTCGGCGACACCCGCAGCATCCTGCCCACACCGCCCAACAACACGAAAGAGACAGAGCAATGA
- a CDS encoding SDR family oxidoreductase: MRVLVAGSTGYLGRHVVRELKGRGHYVRALARDSARLGPVRDAVDDVFTADATDREVLAGCCDAIDAVVSTIGLVGKRSRQTCWDVDHGANRNLLQEAGRAGVGKFVYSSVVRAPALEKLQLTRAKRAFEQDLRSSGMAYTILFPNGFFSDFDEYLNMARKGRVYVFGDGRFRINPIDGADVAAAAADALTTDADEVELGGPDVLTHEQIAQEAFHALGTTPRITHIPAGLLKTGLVLMHRLTPLRVYGIVEFPLTVLTHDVLSPTTGQRHLADYYQQTATSGPGGDKVTPPDRPAA; the protein is encoded by the coding sequence ATGAGGGTTCTCGTCGCTGGTTCAACCGGCTATCTGGGAAGGCATGTCGTCCGGGAGCTGAAGGGTCGCGGGCACTATGTCCGGGCGCTGGCCCGCGACTCCGCGCGGTTGGGGCCGGTCCGCGATGCGGTCGACGACGTGTTCACGGCTGATGCCACCGATCGGGAGGTGCTTGCGGGCTGCTGCGACGCTATCGACGCGGTCGTCAGCACCATCGGGCTCGTGGGCAAGAGGAGCAGGCAGACCTGCTGGGACGTGGACCACGGGGCCAACCGGAACCTGCTGCAAGAGGCCGGCCGGGCCGGGGTCGGCAAATTCGTCTACTCCTCCGTGGTCCGCGCACCTGCCCTGGAGAAGCTCCAACTCACCCGCGCCAAGCGCGCGTTCGAACAGGACCTGCGCAGCTCCGGGATGGCGTACACGATCCTGTTCCCGAACGGCTTCTTCTCCGACTTCGACGAGTACCTCAACATGGCCCGCAAGGGCCGCGTCTACGTCTTCGGCGACGGCCGCTTCCGCATCAACCCCATCGATGGTGCCGATGTCGCCGCGGCAGCAGCCGATGCCCTCACCACTGACGCCGACGAGGTCGAGCTCGGCGGGCCTGACGTCCTCACGCACGAGCAGATCGCTCAAGAAGCCTTCCACGCACTGGGCACCACCCCGCGCATCACCCACATCCCGGCCGGGCTCCTCAAGACGGGCCTTGTGCTGATGCATCGGCTGACCCCACTGCGCGTATACGGGATCGTCGAGTTCCCGCTCACCGTGCTCACCCACGATGTGCTCTCCCCGACCACTGGCCAACGGCACCTCGCCGACTACTACCAACAGACGGCGACATCCGGCCCCGGCGGCGACAAGGTCACCCCGCCGGACCGGCCAGCGGCATAG
- a CDS encoding IS1182 family transposase, whose protein sequence is MSLRPEEWPEVPELTARVARAAAARGAPPLAMRVRDELGALFADAEFAVAFGRRGRRGWSPGRLAMVTVLQMAENLTDRAAVQRVRFDLSWKYCLGLELEDVGFDASVLSEFRTRVVEHGLEERVLDLLVVALKEKGLVKAGGKQRTDSTHVLAAVRELNRLELAGESVRAALEALSAADPTWVAQALEVREWNRRYGRRIDASWRPPGSQAQRDELALDYGRDAVALLKAVYRPSTPMWLRELPAIQVLRQITVQNYLIATDSGGSEVAKRREADKDGLPPGRLRLTSPYDLDARYGTKRDLHWTGYKLHISEVCHPARPDDQTSHTGRRARPPVPNMITHVATTDATVPDVKLVEPVHQALAARGLLPAEHYLDSGYASAELIVGAHTTFGITLVTPLLTGTSRLHQENTAYQREAFTIDWDVRRATCPQGATSRFWSPTQHKGRDMVVVRFDQADCGPCPARALCTKATRWGRQLTLRPRPLQELVEANHTAQETLEWQAKYALRAGVEGTIRQAMAVTGSRRARYRSLGKTHLEHVYSAVALNLIRLDAWWNGQPLDHTRTSHLARLDLTLAA, encoded by the coding sequence ATGTCGTTGCGGCCGGAGGAATGGCCTGAGGTCCCCGAGCTCACGGCGCGGGTTGCACGGGCTGCGGCCGCGCGTGGGGCGCCGCCGTTGGCGATGCGGGTGCGGGATGAGCTCGGCGCGCTGTTCGCGGATGCGGAGTTCGCCGTGGCGTTCGGCCGCCGGGGTCGGCGCGGATGGTCGCCGGGGCGCCTCGCGATGGTGACCGTGCTGCAGATGGCGGAGAACCTGACCGACCGCGCCGCCGTTCAGCGGGTCCGGTTCGACCTGTCGTGGAAGTACTGTCTGGGCCTGGAGCTGGAGGACGTGGGCTTCGATGCCTCGGTGCTCTCGGAGTTCCGCACCCGGGTGGTCGAGCACGGCCTGGAGGAGCGGGTGCTGGATCTCCTCGTGGTGGCACTCAAGGAGAAGGGCCTGGTCAAGGCCGGTGGCAAACAGCGTACCGATTCCACTCATGTACTCGCGGCAGTGCGGGAGTTGAACCGGTTGGAGCTGGCCGGGGAGAGTGTGCGGGCTGCGCTGGAGGCGCTGTCCGCCGCGGATCCCACCTGGGTGGCTCAGGCACTGGAGGTCCGTGAGTGGAACCGGCGTTACGGGCGGCGCATCGATGCGTCCTGGCGCCCGCCCGGCTCCCAGGCTCAGCGGGACGAACTCGCCCTGGACTACGGCCGCGACGCGGTGGCTCTCCTGAAGGCGGTCTATCGCCCATCCACACCGATGTGGCTGCGGGAGCTGCCCGCGATCCAGGTGCTGCGGCAGATCACTGTGCAGAACTACCTGATCGCCACGGACAGCGGCGGGTCGGAGGTGGCCAAGCGGCGGGAGGCGGACAAGGACGGTCTCCCGCCCGGCAGATTGCGTCTGACTTCGCCCTATGACCTCGACGCCCGTTACGGCACCAAGCGAGATCTGCACTGGACCGGGTACAAACTGCACATCAGCGAGGTCTGTCACCCGGCCCGGCCCGATGACCAGACGTCGCACACTGGACGGCGGGCACGTCCTCCGGTCCCCAACATGATCACCCACGTCGCGACCACCGATGCGACCGTGCCGGATGTGAAGCTCGTCGAGCCCGTCCACCAGGCCCTTGCCGCCCGGGGCCTGCTGCCCGCCGAGCACTACCTCGACTCCGGCTACGCGAGCGCCGAACTCATCGTCGGCGCTCACACCACCTTCGGCATCACCCTGGTCACACCACTGCTGACCGGGACCTCCCGCCTCCACCAGGAGAACACTGCCTACCAGCGCGAAGCCTTCACCATCGACTGGGACGTCCGCCGGGCCACCTGCCCCCAGGGTGCCACCAGCCGCTTCTGGAGCCCGACCCAGCACAAGGGCCGCGACATGGTCGTGGTCCGCTTTGACCAGGCCGACTGCGGCCCCTGCCCGGCCAGGGCTCTCTGCACCAAAGCCACCCGCTGGGGCCGTCAACTCACCCTGAGGCCACGCCCCTTGCAGGAACTCGTCGAGGCCAATCACACCGCCCAGGAAACTCTTGAATGGCAGGCGAAATACGCCCTGCGGGCCGGCGTCGAGGGCACCATTCGCCAGGCCATGGCGGTCACCGGCAGCCGCCGAGCCCGCTACCGCAGCCTCGGCAAGACCCATCTCGAACACGTCTACTCCGCCGTCGCCCTCAACCTGATCCGCCTCGACGCCTGGTGGAACGGTCAGCCCCTCGACCACACCCGCACCAGCCACCTCGCCCGCCTCGACCTCACCCTCGCCGCATAA
- a CDS encoding IS630 family transposase (programmed frameshift), whose translation MRYADGGGLTVAGRQRRESLRMQAAELFEQKIKPPEVARRLRVSRKSAYRWHQLWREGGVQGLASRGASGARCRLSPRCLEKLAMYLDEGPAAHGWVEDQVWTAARVAMLIGRKFHVSYSVVGATRLMHRLGFSPQVPARRVAERDEQAVTVWKEATWAEVKGLGRPGGGYLCFEDEAGFTRKPPKGRTWGRRGVTPVVTVSGRRSGRLSVAGLIAMRPGSRTRLCHRLICHPSGKGKRRSMGERDFIALIDGAHQLLKAPIVLVWDRLNTHVSRAMRKLIDEREWLTVFLLPAYSPDLNPVEWVWAHVKHSLANLAVVALDRLETLVRNRLKRFQYRPGTLGGFIAGTGLTPDTAPSPQ comes from the exons GTGAGATACGCGGATGGGGGTGGGCTGACCGTCGCGGGGCGTCAGCGCCGGGAGTCGCTTCGGATGCAGGCGGCTGAGCTGTTCGAGCAGAAGATCAAACCGCCGGAGGTCGCACGGCGGCTTCGGGTGAGCCGAAAATCGGCCTACCGGTGGCATCAGCTGTGGCGGGAGGGCGGTGTGCAGGGCCTGGCCTCGCGTGGCGCGAGCGGGGCGCGGTGCCGTCTGTCCCCGCGCTGCCTAGAGAAGCTGGCCATGTACCTCGATGAGGGACCGGCCGCGCACGGCTGGGTGGAGGACCAGGTGTGGACCGCCGCTCGGGTGGCCATGCTGATCGGCAGGAAGTTCCACGTCTCCTACAGCGTCGTCGGCGCGACACGGCTGATGCACCGGCTCGGGTTCTCCCCGCAGGTGCCCGCCCGGAGGGTGGCCGAGCGCGACGAGCAGGCCGTCACCGTGTGGAAGGAGGCGACCTGGGCCGAGGTAAAAGGGCTCGGGCGGCCTG GCGGGGGCTACCTCTGCTTCGAGGACGAGGCAGGCTTCACCCGCAAGCCGCCCAAAGGACGCACCTGGGGCCGGCGCGGCGTGACACCGGTCGTCACGGTCAGCGGACGCCGCTCGGGGCGGTTGTCGGTGGCCGGGCTGATCGCGATGCGGCCAGGCTCGCGCACCCGACTGTGCCACCGGCTGATCTGTCACCCATCGGGCAAGGGCAAGCGCCGCAGCATGGGCGAACGCGACTTCATCGCGCTGATCGACGGCGCCCATCAGCTCCTCAAGGCGCCGATCGTGCTGGTCTGGGACCGGCTCAACACCCATGTCTCCCGTGCCATGCGGAAGTTGATCGACGAGCGCGAGTGGCTGACGGTGTTCCTGCTGCCTGCATACTCGCCCGACCTGAATCCCGTCGAGTGGGTATGGGCACACGTCAAACACAGTCTGGCCAACCTCGCTGTCGTCGCCCTCGACCGTCTGGAGACACTCGTCCGCAACCGGCTCAAACGCTTCCAGTACCGGCCCGGCACCCTCGGCGGCTTCATCGCCGGAACCGGCCTCACCCCAGACACCGCACCTTCGCCCCAATGA
- a CDS encoding class I SAM-dependent methyltransferase has product MSLIPFRSGHWIPMQRPVRIGGMKPRTTSGRGQLDPVAESVAVYSDHADDYAAVHAPKMGDRVERFAASLPAPSLILDAGCGPGRDLARFQKYGHVVRGVDLNPVFVAMANAHAPTSQCDLREVATRFPTGTFDGIWASASLVHLDRVDATDVLGQFAGLLRPGGRMYVCLKATGRTGWLDEPDARRWYTVWDPDEFASAVAGAGFAVDSVDRGPYVEVWAARSG; this is encoded by the coding sequence ATGAGCTTGATCCCTTTTCGTTCTGGCCACTGGATACCGATGCAGCGGCCGGTCAGGATAGGCGGGATGAAGCCACGCACCACATCCGGCAGGGGACAGTTGGACCCAGTAGCTGAGTCAGTCGCCGTCTACAGCGACCATGCCGACGACTACGCGGCGGTTCACGCTCCGAAGATGGGGGATCGCGTCGAGCGGTTCGCAGCGTCCTTGCCTGCGCCTTCGCTGATCCTCGACGCCGGATGCGGTCCGGGCCGCGACCTTGCGCGATTCCAAAAGTATGGGCACGTGGTGCGTGGTGTGGATCTCAACCCGGTGTTCGTGGCGATGGCCAACGCCCACGCGCCCACCTCCCAGTGCGACCTGCGCGAGGTCGCGACGCGGTTCCCGACCGGAACGTTCGATGGGATCTGGGCCTCCGCCTCGCTTGTCCACCTCGACAGGGTGGACGCGACGGACGTGCTGGGGCAGTTCGCCGGGCTGCTGCGGCCTGGGGGCAGGATGTACGTGTGTCTCAAGGCCACAGGCCGCACGGGATGGCTTGACGAACCTGACGCCCGGCGGTGGTACACGGTCTGGGACCCCGACGAGTTCGCCTCCGCTGTGGCCGGTGCGGGATTCGCCGTCGACTCTGTGGACCGGGGCCCGTACGTCGAGGTCTGGGCCGCCCGCAGCGGCTGA
- a CDS encoding MarR family winged helix-turn-helix transcriptional regulator, whose translation MSSPTRSALPAPARGDDASDARQLTEAVTRLRRALRASIRTDYPWETLPMAQVELLQVLAEHSPVRVSDLAARQRLATSTVSGLIGQMITNGLVTRDVDPNDRRASVVALTDAGHTQLTAWTNAHERRLDVALDTLDETDRATVRAALPALLRIATQLEQGT comes from the coding sequence ATGTCCTCGCCGACCCGTTCCGCACTGCCCGCCCCCGCCCGGGGTGACGACGCATCGGACGCCCGACAGCTCACCGAGGCCGTCACCCGGCTGCGTCGCGCGCTGCGCGCCTCGATACGGACCGACTACCCGTGGGAGACCCTGCCCATGGCCCAGGTCGAACTCCTCCAGGTCCTCGCCGAGCACTCCCCGGTCCGCGTCAGCGACCTCGCCGCCCGCCAGCGCCTGGCTACCAGTACGGTCAGCGGACTCATCGGCCAGATGATCACGAACGGACTCGTCACCCGCGACGTCGACCCCAACGACCGCCGCGCCTCCGTCGTCGCCCTGACCGATGCCGGACATACCCAGCTCACCGCTTGGACCAATGCCCACGAACGCCGCCTCGACGTAGCCCTCGACACTCTCGACGAAACCGACCGCGCCACGGTCCGCGCAGCCCTGCCCGCCCTCCTGCGCATCGCCACGCAACTCGAACAGGGCACCTGA
- the lgt gene encoding prolipoprotein diacylglyceryl transferase, which yields MSLAYLPSPSQGVWHLGPVPVRAFALCIITGVFVAVWLTGRRWAARGGNREDIADIAVWAVPFGLLGGRLYHVITDPELYFTAGQQPIRALYIWDGGLGIPGAVALGAVGAWIGCRRRGIQLADFADAAAPGLVLAQAIGRWGNYFNQELFGGPTSLPWKLLIDPAHRPADSPTVAFYHPTFLYESLWDLGVMALLLWLDRRYRPRRGRLFACYVLAYTAGRAWIEALRVDHANHFLGLRLNDCVSAALFAGALLYLHVTRRTASSGPGPDRLTGDMAKGAAGGDTPQSLQAADSPQDREPAVDGPEGESK from the coding sequence ATGTCCCTGGCGTATCTGCCAAGCCCTTCGCAGGGGGTGTGGCATCTGGGGCCGGTGCCGGTCCGCGCGTTTGCCCTGTGCATCATCACCGGTGTCTTTGTCGCGGTGTGGCTGACCGGGCGGCGCTGGGCCGCGCGCGGCGGCAACCGTGAAGACATCGCGGACATCGCGGTGTGGGCGGTGCCGTTCGGGCTGCTCGGCGGCCGTCTCTACCACGTGATCACCGACCCGGAGCTGTACTTCACCGCCGGGCAGCAGCCCATCCGCGCGCTGTACATCTGGGACGGCGGCCTGGGCATTCCCGGTGCCGTCGCGCTCGGCGCGGTGGGGGCGTGGATCGGCTGCCGCCGGCGCGGCATCCAGCTGGCGGACTTCGCCGACGCTGCCGCGCCCGGTCTCGTCCTCGCGCAGGCGATCGGGCGGTGGGGCAACTACTTCAACCAGGAGCTGTTCGGCGGTCCCACCTCGCTGCCGTGGAAGCTCCTCATCGACCCGGCGCACCGGCCCGCCGACAGCCCCACCGTTGCCTTCTACCACCCGACGTTCCTCTACGAGTCGCTGTGGGACCTCGGTGTGATGGCGCTGCTGCTCTGGCTCGACCGGCGCTACCGGCCGCGCCGGGGGCGGCTGTTCGCCTGCTACGTGTTGGCCTACACCGCGGGCCGCGCCTGGATCGAGGCGCTCCGCGTCGACCACGCCAACCACTTCCTGGGACTGCGGCTGAACGACTGCGTCTCAGCTGCACTGTTCGCCGGGGCGCTCCTCTACCTCCATGTCACCCGCCGCACTGCGTCCAGCGGCCCAGGACCTGACAGGCTGACAGGGGACATGGCGAAGGGTGCAGCGGGCGGCGATACGCCGCAGTCTCTTCAGGCGGCCGACTCGCCGCAGGACAGAGAACCGGCCGTCGACGGGCCGGAGGGGGAGTCCAAGTGA